GATTCCAGCCGGTCCGCTTCCGCCGCCGGCTTGTCCCAGCGCAGGCGCGAGATGCGCGGAAACCGCATCGCGACCCCGGATTTGTGCCGAGTCGACCGGTTCAGCCCTTCGAAGGCCACTTCCAGCACCAGACCGTGCCCGCGGTCGGCCCGCACCGAGCGGACGGGCCCGAAGCGCTCCACCGTGTTGTCGCGCACGTACTTGTCGATCTGGCGCAGTTCCTCGTCGGTGAAGCCGAAATAGGCCTTGCCGACGGGCACCAGCTCCGGCCTGTCCTCCGGACCGGTCCAGACTCCGAACGTGTAGTCCGAATAGAAGCTCGACCGCTTGCCATGCCCGCGCTGGGCATACATCAGAACCGCGTCCACCGTGTGCGGGTCGCGCTTCCACTTGAACCAGGGACCCTTTGGTCGGCCGGGCACGTAGGCCGAGTCGCGCCGCTTCAGCATCACGCCTTCGATCACCGGGTGCGGCGGGCGCCTTCGCTTGTCGTCGAGTTCCTTCCAGCCGGAGAAGTCGACGAAGGGCGACAGATCGAAACGGTCGGCGGGGAGCCTTGCCGCGAAAGCCTCGAGCCTGGCGCGCCGTTCGACGAATGGCAGAGGCCGCAGGTCCTCTCCACCCTCCTCCAACAGATCGTAGCAGCGCACGAAGACGGGAAACTTCTCCCGCATCCTGGCGGACACGGCCTTGCGGTTGAGGCGCTGCTGGAGGTCCGAGAAGGTGCCGGTGTGCCGCCCGGCGACCCCCACGAGCAGTTCGCCGTCGATCGACCCGGCGAAGTTCATCGCCTCCAGCAGGTCTGGAAATGCTCCGGACACGTCGTCGCCCGTCCGCGAATAAAGCCGGTGGACGCCGCCCTCAGACGTCGCCTGCACCCGGATTCCGTCCCATTTCCACTCCGCAAGGTAATCGGCAGGGTCGAGCTTCTCCAGATCGCCGTCCTGCACCGGGTTGGACAGCATCACGGGTCGGAACAGCGCCTGCGCCTGCGGCTCGGGCCGCGGTCCCCGCTTCTCCAGCCACATGAACAGCGGTTCGTAGGGCGGCGCGATACCGTGCCACAGTTCCTCGATCTCGGCCACGTCGACCTGGCCGAAATCGGCGAGCGCCTGCTTGGCGAGACGCGCCGACACGCCGATCCGCAGGCCGCCCGTGACCAGCTTGATGAGTGCGAAGCGCGACGGCGCATCGAGCCTGTCGAGAAGCGTGGCGAAGACCGCCGGCCCGTTGGCGCGGCCGGCGGCCAGGAGAGCCTCCACCGCTTCCGACAGGCTGGGATCGGCATTGTGCAGCACCCGCCCCTCGGGTGCTGGCCAGACCAGCGACACGGTCTCCGCCAGATCGCCGACATAGTCGTAGGAATAGGCGAAGAGCACCGGGTCCATCCGTTCCATCACCAGTGCCCGGAGCATCGCCGGCTTGACGCTCGGAATGTCGAGATCCCCGGTGATCGCCGCCAGCGCCAGTCCGCGGTCGGGATCCGGCACGGCAGCGAAATGGTCGGCCAGGAGCTTCAGCTTCGCATTGCGCGACGGGGTGAGCACCAGGCGGTCGAGGAGGTCGGCGAAGGGTTTCATGGGTAGGAATGGCCCCTACGGCATGCCGATCGCTCTACGACACCCCCCTCTGTCCTGCCGGACATCTCCCCCTCGAGGGGGGAGATCGGCAGCTCTCGCGGCCGCGCTCGATATGCAACGATGAAGTTTGGCGAAAACGGACGGAACGGCCGATCTCCCCCCTTGAGGGGGAGATGTCCGGCAGGACAGAGGGGGGCGCGACAGGACGAGACGTATACGAACCACCTCACGGACTAGTCCCCCTCGTCCTCGTACCCCACGAGATGCAGCGGCCGCGCGGCGATCCCGTTGATCTCGCACCAGCGCACCAGCGCCTCCTCGCGCCCATGCGTCACCCAGACTTCCGAGGCGCCCGTATCGGCGATGGTCGCGACGAGTTCGTCCCAGTCCGAATGGTCCGACAGGATCAGCGGCAGTTCCACGCCGCGCTGCCTGGCGCGCTGGCGGATGCGCATCCAGCCCGAGGCGAAGGCCGAGACCGGGTCGGCGAAGCGCCGCGCCCAACGGTCTGCGAAAGCCGACGGCGGACCGACGACGATCCTGCCCGCGAACGCCGCCTTGCCGCCATTGTCGATGGTCGCGGGTGCGAGCGGCCCGAGCGGGACGCCCTGGCTCTCATAGTAGTCGCAGAGCTTCTGCAGGGCGCCGTGAATGTAGATCGTCTCGCCGTATCCCGCGTCGCGCAGCAGCCGGATCACGCGTTGTGCCTTGCCGAGCGAGTAGGCGCCGACGAGATGCGTGCGCTCGGGGAACTGCTTCAGCGAGGCGAGCAGCCGCGCGATCTCGACGCGGTCGTCGGGGTGGCGGAAGACCGGCAGGCCGAAGGTCGCTTCGGTGATGAAGACGTCGCAGGCGATCGGCTCGAATCCCTGGCAGGTCGGGTCGCGCCGCCGCTTGTAGTCGCCCGACGCAACGATGCAGCGCCCGCCATGCGCGACGCGGATCTGCGCGGAGCCCAGCACGTGGCCGGCCGGGTGGAAGCTCACCTCCACGCCGTTGACGTCAAGACGCTCGCCCAGCCGTGCCTCCTGCCGCGAAACGGAAAAATCGGCCCCGTAGCGGATCGCCATGATTTCGAGCGTCTCGCGCGTCGCCAGCACCTTTCCGTGCCCGGACCGCGCGTGATCGGCATGCCCATGCGTGATCAGCGCCCGCTCGACCGGCTTCACCGGATCGATGAAGAAGTCGCCGGGCGGGCAGTAGAGGCCCTGGGGTCTGGGCTGCAGCAGATCGGACGCACGCATCCGCTCAAGATAGGGTATTGCAGGACCGGTGGAAGATGCCGCGCACCCGTCGGGCAAAGGCTCCTGTCACGCCATCCACGGAAGCCGGTCGAGATCGACGTTCCCGCCGGTGACGATGATCCCGACGGTCTGTCCCGCGAAGCGCTCGGCGTTCTTCAGCACGGCCGCGATCGCCACCGCGCTCGACGGCTCGATCACGATCTTCAGGCGCTCCCAGACGAGCCGCATCGCCGCCACGATCTCCGCCTCCGAGACCGTCAGCACCGCTTCCACATCGTTCCGGACATAGTGGAAGGTGATCGGCTTCAGCGAGGCGCGCAGCCCGTCGGCGATGGTCTGCGGCGCGTCGTCCTCGACGAGGTGCCCGGCCGCCTTGGACCGGAAGGCGTCATCGGCATTCGCCGGTTCCGCGGCGAAGACCTTGATCCCGGGCGCCATCGCATGCGCCGCGACACAGGTGCCGGAGATAAGCCCGCCGCCGCCGACGGGCGCCACGATCGCGTCGAACGGCCCCGCCTCCTCGATCAGTTCGCGCGCGCAGGTCCCCTGCCCCGCGATCACGCGCGCGTCCGCATAGGGATGCACGATCTCGGCGCCCGTACGCTCGAGTTCGGCAGCCACCGCCTCCTCGCGCGCCTTCGTGCCGGGCGCGCAGGTCACCACGCGCCCGCCATAGCCGCGCACCGCGTCGAGCTTGGGCCTGGCCGAGGTCTCCGGCATGACGATGGTCGCCGGAATGCCGCGCTTGGCGGCAGCATAGGCCAGCGCCTGACCGTGATTGCCCGACGAGTGCGTGAGGACACCCCGCCCCGCCTGCTCTTGCGACAGCCCGAACACGGCGTTGCAGGCGCCCCGCGCCTTGAAGGCGCCGATCTTCTGCAGGTTCTCGCATTTGAGGAGGAGGCGCGCGCCCGCAAGGGCGTCGAGATGGCTGCTCGTCAGCACCGGCGTGCGGTGGACATGCGGGCGGATCCGCTCATGTGCGGCCACCACGTCGTCATAGTTCGGAAGCTGCATCATGCCCTCATGTCCCGGAAGGCCGCCTGACAGGGCCGTCCCTTCAGGCCGCCCTGGCCGCCAGCCGCCGCCGGATGCTTTCGACATCGGCCCGCGGAGTCGCGGCGAACAGTGTCTTCGTATAGTCGTGCTGGGGGTCCGAGAACACCGCGTCGCGCGAGCCATACTCCACCGCCTCGCCGAAATACATGACCATCACGTCGTCGGCGATGTAGCGCACCACCGACAGGTCGTGGCTGATGAAGATGTAGGTCAGGTCGAACTCGTCCTGCAAGTCTGACAGCAGGTTCAGCACCTGTGCCTGAACAGAGAGATCGAGCGCCGACACCGGCTCGTCAAGCACCAGGATGCTGGGGTTCAGCATCAGCGCCCGCGCGATCGCGATGCGCTGGCGCTGCCCTCCCGAGAACATGTGCGGATAGCGGTTGAAGTGCTCCGGCCCCAGCCCGACCTTGACAAGCATCTGCATCGCCCGCTCGCGCCGCTCCGACGCCGGCATGCCGGTGTTGACCAGCAGCGGCTCGCCCAGCACGTCGCCGATCTTCTGGCGCGGGTTGAGCGAGCCGTAGGGATTCTGGAACACGATCTGCACCTTGCGGCGCATCTCCGCCGTCAGCGCCTGCTTGCGGATGTCGACCGGCACGCCGTCGATCAGCAGTTCGCCGTCGGTCTGCGCGTCGATCATGGTGATGATGCGCGCCAGTGTCGATTTTCCGCAGCCCGATTCGCCGACGATCGCCAGCGTCCTGCCCTTCTCCACCGTGAACGACACGCCCTTGACGGCGTGCACCACGCGCTCCTGCGCGAACAGGCCGCCGCCGATCCGGTAGTCGCGCTTGAGGTTGCGTCCCTCGACGACGATCTCGCTCATCGAGCCTCTCCTGCAGCCTTGAAGTCGTCCATGAAGCTCGCGACGGTCGGGAGCCGGTCGCCGGTGGCGCGCTCGGGCAGAGCCGACAGCAGCGCCTTGGTGTAGTTGCTCTTCGGGTTCTCGAAGAGGGTCAGCACGTCGGCTTCCTCCATCTTGCGGCCCTTGTACTGGACGATCACGCGGTCGGCCGTCTCGGCCACCACGCCCATGTTGTGGGTGATCATGATCAGTCCCATGCCGTGCTCCGTCTGCAGCGCCACCAGGAGATCGAGGATCTGCTTCTGGATCGTCACGTCCAGCGCCGTCGTCGGCTCGTCGGCGATCAGGAGCTTGGGATTGCAGGCAAGCGCCATAGCGATCATCACGCGCTGGCACTGGCCGCCCGACATCTGGTGCGGATAGGAGGAGAGCCGCTGCTCCGGATCGGGAATGCCCACCGCCCGCAGCAGCTCGATCGCCCGGGTCCGCCGCGCCTTGCGGTCCATGCCGAGGTGGAAGCGCAGCACCTCCTCGATCTGGAAACCGACCGTAAAGCACGGGTTCAGGCTCGACATCGGCTCCTGGAAGATCATCGCGATGTCCTTGCCGATGATCCTGCGCCGGTCGGTGTCGCTCATCGTCAGGAGGTCGCGGCCTGCAAACTCCATCCGGTCGGCCGTTACCTTCGCCGTCCAGGGCAGGAGCCCCATGACAGCGAGCATCGACACCGACTTGCCGGAGCCGGACTCGCCGACGATCGCCAGCACCTCCCGCGCGTCGACCGACAGCGACACGCCGTCCACGGCCCGGAACGGGCCGGACGCGGTCTCGAACTCGACGACGAGATTATCGATGGTCAGAAGAGGCATGATCGATTTCCGGTCGGATTTCGGCGTCACGGACGCCCATATTGGTCTTGAAGAAGTGAGACAGCAACAATGTCCAAGCCACGTCCACTACCTTCCGTCCAGCCGATCAGCGGTCGGAACGGCCCGCGTCCCAGCTACTGCGGGGCTGCCGCTGAGCGCAGCGACGATCGCTGGTCCAACCCAAGCTTCCACCCCCGTCAACTCCGCTTCAGCTTCGGATCCAGTGCGTCCCGCAGGCCGTCGCCCATCAGGTTGATGGCCAGCACCGTGACCAGGATCGCCAGGCCCGGCAGCGTGACCACCCACCAGGCGCGCAGGATGAACTCGCGCGCTTCGGCCAGCATCGTGCCCCATTCGGGCGTCGGCGGTTGCGCGCCCATGCCGAGGAAGCCCAGCGCTGCGGCATCGAGGATCGCGGTCGAGAAGGAGAGCGTCGCCTGCACGATCAACGGCGCCATGCAGTTGGGCAGGATCGTGCGGAACATCAGCCGGAGCGGCTTCGCGCCAGCGACCTTGGCGGCCACCACGTAGTCGCGCCCTTTCTCGGCCATCACGGCGGCGCGCGTCAGCCGGACGAAATGCGGCTGCAGCACCAGCGCGATGGCGATCATCGCGTTCATCAGCCCCGGCCCGAGCACCGCGACCAGCACCAGCGCGAGCAGCAGCGACGGGAAGGCGAGGATGATGTCCATCAGCCGCATGATGACGGTGTCGACCCAGCCGCGGAAATAGCCCGCGATCACACCGACGAAGATGCCGCCGGTCAGCGCCAGCGTCGTCACCACGATGCCGATGAACAGCGAGAACTGCGCACCGTAGAGCAGCCGCGACAGCATGTCCCGTCCCACCTGGTCGGTGCCCAGCAGATGGGTCGCCTGGCCGCCCTCCTGCCAGACGGGCGGCAGGAGCACGGCGTCGCGATATTGGGCGTTGGGCGCGTGAGGCGCGATCAGCGGCGCCAGGATGGCCAGCACGACGAGTGCGAGGAACACCCAAAGCCCGATCACGGCCCCCTTGTTTTCGGAGAAATAGAACCAGAACTCGGCGAAGCGCTGCCGGCGTGTCACTTCGCCGGCCTTCGCCTTGTCCAACGCTGCGGTGGATGCCTGTGCCATGGTCGACCTCAATGCCGGATGCGCGGGTTGATGAGGCCGTACAGGATGTCGACCAGCAGGTTGACCAGCATGATGATGGCCGCGATCAGCAGGAGCCCGCCCTGAATCACAGGGTAGTCCCGCTTGAACACGGAATCGACCATCCACTTGCCGATCCCCGGCCAGGAGAAGATCGTCTCGGTCAGGATCGCGCCTGCGAGCATCACGCCCACCTGCAGGCCGATCGTGGTGATGACCGGGATCATGGCGTTGCGCAGCGCGTGAACGCCGATGACGCGCAGCGGCGGCATGCCCTTGGCGCGCGCGGTACGGACATAGTCCTCGCTCAGCACCTCCAGCATGGCCGACCGCGTCTGCCGCGCGATGACGGCGAGAGGGATGGTGCCGAGCACGATGGTGGGCAGGATCAGGTGGCTCACCGCCGACTTGAACGCGCCCGCCTGCCCCGACAGGAGCGAGTCGATCAGCATGAAGCCGGTGACGGAGGGGAAATAATAGAGCAGCGATATCCGCCCCGACACGGGAGTCCAGCCGAGGATGCCCGAGAACAGGATGATCAGCAGCAGCCCCCACCAGAAGATCGGCATCGAGTAGCCGACCAGGGCGGTTCCCATGATCGTCTGGTCGAAGGCCGAACCGCGCTTGATCGCCGCGAACACGCCCGCCGGAATACCGAGCAGCACGGCGAACAGGATGGCGCAGAGCGACAGTTCCAGTGTCGCCGGGAACAGTTCCGAAAAATGCGTCAGCACCGGCTTCTTCGTCACCAGCGAGGTGCCGAAATCGCCCTGCAGCAGGTCGCCGAAATAATCCAGGTACTGGATCACGATGTTCCGGTCGTAGCCGAGTTCCTGCGTGATCTTCTCGTAGCGCTCCTGCGACATCACGCGCTCGCCCGACATCAGCATGACCGGATCTCCGGGCAGCAGGCGGATGAAGGAGAAGGCGATGATGGAGACGCCGATGAAGGTCGGGATCAGCACGGCGAACCGACCGAGGAGAAACCGAAGCATGCTTGCCCCCTGTTGCCGAACCAGCGCGGATCCGGTCCGGAATACAAAAGCAGCGGGGGCGCTCGCCTGGCGATCGCCCCCGCTCCATGGTCTACACGAGGCTTACTCGGAGATGTCGACGCCCGAGAAGTGGTGCTTGCCGAGCGGGCTCATGACGTAGCCCTGCACTTCCTTGCGCATCGGCATCACGACCAGGCTGTGGTCGAGGGTCGCCCACGGCGCCTCGCGCTTGAAGACGACCTGGGCCTCTTCATAGAGCTTGGTCCGCGCGGCCTGATCGGTCTCGACCTTGGCCTGGTTGACCAGCGTGTCGAACTCCTCGTTGCACCACTGCGCACGGTTGTTGCCGCCGACCGCGTCGCAGCCGAGCAGGGTGTGCAGGAAGTTGTCCGGGTCGCCATTGTCGCCGGTCCAGCCGAGCATCACGGCGCCGTCGCGGTCCTTGTCCTTGGAGCGGGCGAGGTACTCGGCCCATTCGAAGGAGACGATCTCGACGTCAACCCCGATCTTGGCGAAGTCCGCCTGGATCAGCTCGGCCGCGCGGCGCGCGTTGAGCATGTAGGGACGCGCCACCGGCATGGCCCAGATCTTCATGTCGAGGTCGGTGACGCCGGCTTCCTCGAGCATCTTCTTTGCCGCGTCCGGATCGTAGGGATCGTCCTGGATGGCGTCGTTGTAGGACCACATCGTCG
The nucleotide sequence above comes from Aquibium microcysteis. Encoded proteins:
- a CDS encoding cisplatin damage response ATP-dependent DNA ligase encodes the protein MKPFADLLDRLVLTPSRNAKLKLLADHFAAVPDPDRGLALAAITGDLDIPSVKPAMLRALVMERMDPVLFAYSYDYVGDLAETVSLVWPAPEGRVLHNADPSLSEAVEALLAAGRANGPAVFATLLDRLDAPSRFALIKLVTGGLRIGVSARLAKQALADFGQVDVAEIEELWHGIAPPYEPLFMWLEKRGPRPEPQAQALFRPVMLSNPVQDGDLEKLDPADYLAEWKWDGIRVQATSEGGVHRLYSRTGDDVSGAFPDLLEAMNFAGSIDGELLVGVAGRHTGTFSDLQQRLNRKAVSARMREKFPVFVRCYDLLEEGGEDLRPLPFVERRARLEAFAARLPADRFDLSPFVDFSGWKELDDKRRRPPHPVIEGVMLKRRDSAYVPGRPKGPWFKWKRDPHTVDAVLMYAQRGHGKRSSFYSDYTFGVWTGPEDRPELVPVGKAYFGFTDEELRQIDKYVRDNTVERFGPVRSVRADRGHGLVLEVAFEGLNRSTRHKSGVAMRFPRISRLRWDKPAAEADRLESLQALLDG
- a CDS encoding ligase-associated DNA damage response exonuclease; translated protein: MRASDLLQPRPQGLYCPPGDFFIDPVKPVERALITHGHADHARSGHGKVLATRETLEIMAIRYGADFSVSRQEARLGERLDVNGVEVSFHPAGHVLGSAQIRVAHGGRCIVASGDYKRRRDPTCQGFEPIACDVFITEATFGLPVFRHPDDRVEIARLLASLKQFPERTHLVGAYSLGKAQRVIRLLRDAGYGETIYIHGALQKLCDYYESQGVPLGPLAPATIDNGGKAAFAGRIVVGPPSAFADRWARRFADPVSAFASGWMRIRQRARQRGVELPLILSDHSDWDELVATIADTGASEVWVTHGREEALVRWCEINGIAARPLHLVGYEDEGD
- the bhcB gene encoding beta-hydroxyaspartate dehydratase BhcB; amino-acid sequence: MQLPNYDDVVAAHERIRPHVHRTPVLTSSHLDALAGARLLLKCENLQKIGAFKARGACNAVFGLSQEQAGRGVLTHSSGNHGQALAYAAAKRGIPATIVMPETSARPKLDAVRGYGGRVVTCAPGTKAREEAVAAELERTGAEIVHPYADARVIAGQGTCARELIEEAGPFDAIVAPVGGGGLISGTCVAAHAMAPGIKVFAAEPANADDAFRSKAAGHLVEDDAPQTIADGLRASLKPITFHYVRNDVEAVLTVSEAEIVAAMRLVWERLKIVIEPSSAVAIAAVLKNAERFAGQTVGIIVTGGNVDLDRLPWMA
- a CDS encoding dipeptide ABC transporter ATP-binding protein: MSEIVVEGRNLKRDYRIGGGLFAQERVVHAVKGVSFTVEKGRTLAIVGESGCGKSTLARIITMIDAQTDGELLIDGVPVDIRKQALTAEMRRKVQIVFQNPYGSLNPRQKIGDVLGEPLLVNTGMPASERRERAMQMLVKVGLGPEHFNRYPHMFSGGQRQRIAIARALMLNPSILVLDEPVSALDLSVQAQVLNLLSDLQDEFDLTYIFISHDLSVVRYIADDVMVMYFGEAVEYGSRDAVFSDPQHDYTKTLFAATPRADVESIRRRLAARAA
- a CDS encoding ABC transporter ATP-binding protein — translated: MPLLTIDNLVVEFETASGPFRAVDGVSLSVDAREVLAIVGESGSGKSVSMLAVMGLLPWTAKVTADRMEFAGRDLLTMSDTDRRRIIGKDIAMIFQEPMSSLNPCFTVGFQIEEVLRFHLGMDRKARRTRAIELLRAVGIPDPEQRLSSYPHQMSGGQCQRVMIAMALACNPKLLIADEPTTALDVTIQKQILDLLVALQTEHGMGLIMITHNMGVVAETADRVIVQYKGRKMEEADVLTLFENPKSNYTKALLSALPERATGDRLPTVASFMDDFKAAGEAR
- a CDS encoding ABC transporter permease subunit encodes the protein MAQASTAALDKAKAGEVTRRQRFAEFWFYFSENKGAVIGLWVFLALVVLAILAPLIAPHAPNAQYRDAVLLPPVWQEGGQATHLLGTDQVGRDMLSRLLYGAQFSLFIGIVVTTLALTGGIFVGVIAGYFRGWVDTVIMRLMDIILAFPSLLLALVLVAVLGPGLMNAMIAIALVLQPHFVRLTRAAVMAEKGRDYVVAAKVAGAKPLRLMFRTILPNCMAPLIVQATLSFSTAILDAAALGFLGMGAQPPTPEWGTMLAEAREFILRAWWVVTLPGLAILVTVLAINLMGDGLRDALDPKLKRS
- a CDS encoding ABC transporter permease subunit, yielding MLRFLLGRFAVLIPTFIGVSIIAFSFIRLLPGDPVMLMSGERVMSQERYEKITQELGYDRNIVIQYLDYFGDLLQGDFGTSLVTKKPVLTHFSELFPATLELSLCAILFAVLLGIPAGVFAAIKRGSAFDQTIMGTALVGYSMPIFWWGLLLIILFSGILGWTPVSGRISLLYYFPSVTGFMLIDSLLSGQAGAFKSAVSHLILPTIVLGTIPLAVIARQTRSAMLEVLSEDYVRTARAKGMPPLRVIGVHALRNAMIPVITTIGLQVGVMLAGAILTETIFSWPGIGKWMVDSVFKRDYPVIQGGLLLIAAIIMLVNLLVDILYGLINPRIRH